The Medicago truncatula cultivar Jemalong A17 chromosome 4, MtrunA17r5.0-ANR, whole genome shotgun sequence genome includes a region encoding these proteins:
- the LOC25479294 gene encoding growth-regulating factor 4: MNSSGGGSSNGGGVGMMMGYSKSSPFTVSQWQELEHQALIFKYMVAGLPVPPDLVHPIHSSFHSLSSNNFFHHPIPTLSYCSFYGKKVDPEPGRCRRTDGKKWRCSKEAYPDSKYCERHMHRGRNRSRKPVESQTMAQSTSTVTSLTVAGGSSRAGNFQNIPTTNAFGSVQNTTGSGTDRADYHLDTIPYGIPSKEYRYLQGLKSEGGEHSFFAEASRGDNKGLQMESQLENTWPLMSTRVASFSASKSSCNNSMLQSDYPQHSFLSSEYGSGEAVKEEGQPLRPFFREWPKSRESWSGLEDERSNQTAFSTTQLSISIPMSSSEFSATSSQSPHDN, translated from the exons ATGAATAGCTCTGGGGGTGGCAGTAGTAACGGAGGAGGTGTAGGGATGATGATGGGTTACAGTAAATCATCACCATTCACAGTGTCTCAGTGGCAGGAACTTGAACATCAAGCTTTGATCTTTAAATATATGGTTGCTGGTCTTCCTGTTCCACCTGATCTTGTCCATCCTATTCATTCCAGCTTTCACTCTCTTTCTTCTAATAATTTCTTTCACCACCCTATTCCTACCT TGAGTTACTGTTCCTTCTATGGGAAGAAGGTGGACCCGGAGCCAGGAAGATGTAGGAGGACTGATGGAAAAAAGTGGAGGTGCTCGAAGGAAGCATACCCAGACTCCAAGTACTGTGAGCGCCACATGCACCGTGGCCGCAACCGTTCAAGAAAGCCTGTGGAATCACAAACTATGGCACAGTCGACATCCACTGTGACATCGCTGACTGTCGCTGGTGGCAGCAGCAGAGCTGGTAACTTCCAGAACATTCCCACAACAAATGCATTTGGTAGTGTTCAAAATACTACAGGTTCTGGAACCGACCGTGCCGATTATCATCTTGATACCATTCCCTATGGGATTCCAAGTAAAGAATACAG GTATCTTCAAGGTCTTAAATCTGAGGGTGGAGAACATAGCTTCTTTGCAGAAGCTTCAAGAGGAGACAACAAGGGTCTCCAAATGGAGTCGCAGCTGGAAAACACATGGCCTTTGATGTCAACTAGAGTTGCCTCTTTTTCTGCATCAAAATCAAGCTGTAATAATTCCATGTTGCAGAGTGATTATCCCCAACATTCATTTTTATCTAGTGAATATGGATCTGGAGAAGCTGTGAAGGAAGAGGGCCAGCCTCTTCGACCCTTTTTCAGAGAATGGCCTAAGAGCAGAGAGTCATGGTCTGGTTTGGAAGATGAGAGATCCAACCAAACAGCATTCTCCACAACTCAACTTTCAATATCCATTCCTATGTCATCGTCTGAATTCTCTGCCACAAGCTCTCAGTCACCACACG ATAACTAG